In one Carassius carassius chromosome 12, fCarCar2.1, whole genome shotgun sequence genomic region, the following are encoded:
- the LOC132154734 gene encoding myeloid-associated differentiation marker homolog — MPVVLRSSPLLWARVAAMVFACVAFSVALYGAKLSHGTGDWCIFCWSFSFVGTLLIILVEMFGLQTRAPVSWKNFPITFACYASLLCLSASIIFPLYFLKGNTQPEEIMNCRIVSTVFSCLATIAYLSEVSLSKARPGEVAGYMATAPGLLKVCETFVACIIFVFISEPISYDQNAATNWCLAVYCICFILSTAIIVMCVGECTGCLPFSFARFLSTYALLAVALYLSATIIWPIYKFDKKHGGQSHRPSHCGSSIGLCDWDKVLSISVLSALNFVLYLADLIYSARLVFVTV, encoded by the coding sequence ATGCCGGTGGTGTTGcgttcctctcctctcctgtggGCCCGTGTGGCTGCCATGGTTTTCGCCTGCGTAGCGTTCAGCGTAGCTCTTTATGGAGCGAAGCTATCTCACGGCACGGGTGACTGGTGCATTTTCTGCTGGAGTTTCAGTTTTGTTGGAACTCTTCTGATAATCTTAGTGGAAATGTTTGGCCTGCAGACCCGCGCCCCTGTCTCATGGAAGAACTTTCCAATCACGTTCGCTTGCTACGCCTCCCTCCTCTGCCTCTCCGCTTCAATCATATTCCCCCTTTACTTCCTGAAGGGAAACACTCAGCCTGAAGAGATAATGAACTGCCGCATTGTGTCTACCGTATTTTCTTGCCTTGCCACCATCGCGTACTTAAGCGAGGTGAGTCTGAGTAAGGCTCGTCCAGGAGAAGTAGCTGGCTACATGGCCACAGCACCAGGGTTGCTAAAGGTGTGCGAGACCTTCGTCGCTTGCATCATATTTGTCTTCATCAGTGAGCCCATATCATATGATCAGAATGCGGCCACCAATTGGTGCCTGGCCGTGTACTGCATCTGCTTCATCTTGTCAACAGCTATTATTGTGATGTGTGTAGGAGAGTGCACAGGTTGCTTGCCCTTCTCCTTCGCCCGTTTCCTGTCCACATATGCCCTCCTGGCTGTGGCCTTGTATTTGTCTGCCACCATCATCTGGCCCATTTATAAGTTCGACAAGAAGCACGGAGGCCAGAGCCACAGACCCAGTCACTGTGGCTCCAGCATAGGCCTGTGCGATTGGGACAAGGTGCTGTCCATCTCCGTCCTCAGCGCTCTCAACTTCGTTCTCTATCTGGCTGATCTCATCTACTCAGCCAGGCTAGTGTTTGTTACCGTTTAA